From Herbaspirillum sp. WKF16:
AGCGGACTGGGCACCGTCGGCGGCGCTGCCGTGGGCGGCGTGATCGGCAACCAGGTTGGACGCTGAGCCGCCCGACCGTCATCACGCTTCGGCGCTGCGGCGCCGACAATGAAAAAGCCGGCGCATGCCGGCTTTTTTGCGTGCATCGGGCCTGCCCTGGTCACGAGGCCGGGGCGTTGGCCTTGTAGTCGTTGTAGATGCGCTTGGCGCGCTCCATGTCGTCCTTCTTCGCGGCGGCCGCCGTGCCGCGGCAGGCCTTGAGCTCCTTGCCGCGCTTGCCCTTGCAGTCGAGCACCGCCTCGCCGTAGGCCGCATTGGCCTCCTTGGTGAGGTTCTGGTAGCGCGCCTTGGGTGTATCGTCGGGGGTGTACCAGCGCGCCGGATCGGCGGCGGAAACATCTTCCTCGGCCGCATGGGCGGCGCCGCACAACGCGGCCAGGGCGAGGAGGGAAACTGCGAGGATGTTGTTCTTCATGGTTGGACCTCTTCTTGGAAATTGGCAAACGCGCCGGCGGCGGCCGTAGTCCGGCGGCCGGGCGCAAAAGAACGCGGCGCGGCCGGTGACAGGGCACCGACCGCGCCGCGCTCCCATCCGCAGGAGGGATGGTATCAGGCTTGGGCTGTGGAAATGAAATTGCCGGGCGTTATATCTTGCCCAGCAACAGCAGGATCAGCAGGATGATCACTACAGTGCCGGCGATCCCGCTTGGGCCATAGCCCCAACCGCGGCTGTGCGGCCAGGCCGGGATCACGCCCAGCAGGATCAAAATCAGGATGATGAGCAGAATGGTGCCGAGTGTCATGGTCGTTCTCCTTTGTTATTGGTGACGGGAAATCGTGGTGTTATCAGAAACGCATTTTCACGTACGCCGACGGCCCGGTCAGCTTGACGTCGACGGCGGCCTGCGAGTTGCCGCCGTCGCGATCAATGTGGATGCGGGTGATGCCGTAGTCGGCGCCGACGCCGAGGTTCTTCAGCGGATACCACTCCACGCCCAGCGCCGCGCCGTAGATATGGCCGGTGACCGTGCCCCAGTTCTTCTTCACGCCCGAGGCTTCGGCGTAGATGCGCAGGTCGCGGCTGAAGGCGTGCTTCCAGCCCAGTTCCAGCAGGGGCGCAAAGGTCTTCTCGGTCTGGTTTTCGCTCAGCGAGCCGGTGGTGCCGTTGAACACGCCGCTGGCCTGCAGGTCGTAGTGCGCGCGATAGTAGCCGGCGCCCACGCCGATGCCGAAGACATCGTTGCCGTGCCCCAGCCACCATTTGTAGGCCAGCGAGGCAAAGTCGACCTCGATGTTGGCGTTGGCGGCGCCGGACAGGATCGCCGGCGTGCCGCCGACGTTGAACGAGCGCGTGGTGGAGTAGTTGTAGTCGTTGCGGTAGCGGAAGTAATCGAACGAGAGGCCCTGGCTGTCGCCTAGCAGCAACTCGGCGCGCACGCGCGGCAGGGTGGTGCGGTTGCGGTCGATGTCGCCGCTTTCGGCCGAGCCGTAGCGCGTATTGCCTTTGATGTTGAAGGTCGGGTCGACGTAGTAGCCGCCCACCGAGAGGCTGAAGCGGTCAAGCGCCGGTGAGGGATCGGCGTGTGCTCCCTGGACGAACAGGCCGAGCGCGGCGGCGCCGGAAAGCAGGCTCACGGCGCGCAGGCGCTTACGGGTGTGCGAGCGGGGTGCGGGAGCAGGGGCGGGGGGCAGCAGGTCGGTATTCATGTCGAGCGGTCTCCGTAGTGCGAGGGTGTTGTAATGCCGGAGCGTGGAACTCCGGTCGGCCGTGCAAGCTGATGCATCATAGGACGTGCATTCTTGCCGGCGCGATCAGCGTGGATCCCGATTTCCTGTAGGAAAAGGCGAGCTGCGGCGTGGGCGAAGAGGAAGATGAGCCATGGCGCAATGGTGCGGAATTTGCTTGAAACTCCTGATGGCGGGCTGCCGTGTTTTTGCGGTCATGCATGTTTTTTGAGCGGCAATGGGTTACTATTCCGGCCGTCATTCGCATGCTGCCTTGCAGCGCAACCGTTGGAACGGATCAGCGGACTTGATTTGTTGAGTTGTCACCAAAGCCGATAGCCAGTTCGTCCTTCAATGAAGCCAGATAGCTCATCGACGCCGCCCAGCGGCCGCCCCTTGCGCATCGTCATCGTCAATTCCGTGCCGCACCTGGAAGAAGACCATGACGAGGCCGCGCATGCGCAGGCCGAACAGCGCGCCGAGGCGCTGCGCACCGGGCTGATGGACGCCGGCTACAACATCGTCGCCGCGCTGCCGGCCGATCTCTCGCTGCCGGACCGCATCGCCAGCCTGCAGCCGGACATGATCATCATCGAAGCCGAGTCCGACGCCCGCGACGTGCTGGAGCACATCGTCATCGCTACCCGCGATGAACGCCGCCCCATCGTCATGTTTACCGAGGACGACGACACCGGCAGCATGGACGCCGCCATGGCCGCGGGTGTGACCGCCTACATCGTGGCCGGCCTGCATTCGGAGCGCATCAAGCCGGTGCTGGACGTGGCGCTGGCGCGTTTCCGCCAGGAACAGAAACTGCTGGCCGAGCTCTCCGATACCCGCAACAAGCTGGCCGAGCGCAAGCTGGTCGAGCGCGCCAAGGGCGTGCTGATGGCGCGCAAGGGCTTGTCCGAGGAGCAGGCCTACCAGAAGCTGCGCAGCATGGCCATGAACCGCAACCTCAAGCTCTCGGAAGTGGCCCAGCGCCTGCTGGACGCCGAGGATCTGCTGGGTTGAACAGCCCGGCCCGGCCTTGCCGGCCGCTCCCTTCCATTCTTTTCGTTCCGCCAACTTGGTGCAAAGCACAAAACGGGTGCGGCCCCGCGCCCGTTTTGATCGCGCTGCAGCCGCGCCTGGCAGGCCCGCTGCGGCCCTGCCAGGCGCTCGCCGACGTGCCTTCTTCATAGGCAAAGCGAGGCCCGCGCGTATCTTTTTGCGACGCTTGGCACAGTCTTTGCTGATTCCCCCTGCATAGCGCAACGAGTGCGCACCAGACGCGGCCAACGGCGGTCGCGTCGACCAAGACAAAGGCGTCTTCCGGCATGGAGCGATCCATGCCGGATACGCCTTTTTTGTTTTGCAGCTATGGGTCGGTTCAGATCAATTCGCAACGGGGAAAATGCTATGGACTTCAAAGGGCAGGCGGACAAGGCGGCAGACGTGGCAAGTGGGGCCGAGCCGGTGAACGGCACGCGCCGCAAGATCATTCAGACCGCGGGCATCGCGGCGGGAGCGAGCATGATGGGATTAGCCACCGGTGGCGCATGGGCGGCCGGTTCCGACAAACCGGAGAAGGAAGAGGTCAAGATCGGCTTCATCCCGCTGACCGACTGCGCATCGGTGGTGATGGCCTCGGTGCTGGGTTTCGACAAGAAATACGGCATCAAGATCGTGCCCAGCAAGGAGGCCTCCTGGGCCGGCGTGCGCGACAAGCTGACCAACGGCGAACTGGACGCCGCCCACGTGCTGTACGGCCTGATCTACGGCGTGCAGCTGGGCATCGGCGGGCAGAAGAAGGACATGGCGGTGCTGATGGGCCTGAACCACAACGGCCAGGCCATCACCCTGTCCAAGAAGCTGGCCGACAAGGGCGCCGTGGACGGCGCCTCGCTGGCCAGGCTGATGCAGACCGACAAGCGCGAATACACCTTTGCCCAGACCTTCCCCACCGGCACCCACGCCATGTGGCTGTACTACTGGCTGGCCGCCAACGGCATCAACCCGATGAAGGACGCCAAGGTGATCACCGTGCCGCCGCCGCAGATGGTGGCCAACATGCGGGTCGGCAACATGGACGGCTTCTGCGTGGGCGAGCCCTGGGGCCACCGCGCCATCGTCGACGGCGTGGGCATCACCGCCACCACCACCCAGGACATCTGGAAGGATCACCCGGAGAAGGTGCTGGGCTCCTCGCTGGAGTTCGTCAAGAAATACCCCAACACCTGCCGCGCGATGATGGCCGCCATCCTCGACGCCAGCAAGTGGATCGACGCCTCGCTGGCCAACAAGAACAAGATGGCCGAGGTGATCGCCGACAAGTCCTACGTCAACACCAGCAAGGACGTGATCGACCAGCGCATCATGGGCCGCTACCAGAACGGCTTGGGCAAGACCTGGGACGACCCCAACTACATGAAGTTCTACGAGGACGGCCAGGTCAACTTCCCGTTCCTCTCCGACGGCATGTGGTTCATGACGCAGCACCGCCGCTGGGGCCTGTTGAAGAGCGACCCGGACTACCTGGCCGTGGCCAGGTCGGTCAACCAGATCGACCTGTACAAGGACGCTGCGGCGATGACCAAGACGCCGCTGCCCAAGGACGTCATGCGCAGCTCCAAGTTCATGGACGGCGTCGTGTGGGACGGCAAGAATCCCGCCGCCTACGCGCAGTCCTTCAAGATCAAAGTCTGAGGAAGGGGAAACCGATGAGCGCAGCCGTGGAGAGCATCATGAGCGATAACGCCAAGCCGGCCGGCGCCGCCGCGCGCGCGCCGGCGGCCAACGAGGCGCAGGCCGCGCCGGCAGCCGCGACGATGCGCAAGGCGAGGAGCAAGCCGCTGGGCGGCAACGCCTTCATGCGCATCGTGCCGCCGCTGTTGGGCATGGCGGTGCTGGTGCTGGTATGGCAGATCATCGCCATCAAGAACAGCAGCTTCCCTACGCCGCTGGTGACGCTGAAGGAGGCGATGAGCATGTTCGCCGATCCCTTCTACCGCAACAGCCCCAACGACCAGGGTATAGGCTGGAACATCCTGGCCTCGCTGCAGCGCGTGGGCGTGGGCTTCGGCCTGGCGGCGCTGGTGGGCATCCCGCTGGGATTTGCCATCGGCCGGGTGGAATTCCTCTCGCGCATGTTCAGCCCCATCATCAGCCTGTTGCGCCCGGTCTCGCCGCTGGCCTGGTTGCCGATCGGCCTCCTGGTGTTCAAGTCGGCCAACCCGGCGGCGATCTGGTCGATCTTCATCTGCTCGATCTGGCCGATGATCATCAACACCGCCGTGGGCGTGCAGCGCGTGCCGCAGGACTACATGAACGTGGCGCGCGTGCTGAACCTGTCGGAATGGAAGATCCTGACCAAGATCCTGTTTCCCTCGGTGCTGCCCTACATGCTGACCGGCGTGCGGCTGTCCATCGGTACCGCCTGGCTGGTGATCGTGGCGGCCGAAATGCTGACCGGCGGCGTGGGCATCGGCTTCTGGGTATGGGACGAGTGGAACAACCTGAACGTGCCGCACATCATCATCGCCATCGTCGTCATCGGGGTGGTGGGGCTGATCCTGGAACAGGCGCTGGTGGCCCTGGCCAAGGCCTTCACGTACGAGCAAGTGAACAACTGAGCGCGGGGACATCATGGAAAACATCAACGGCAAGTTCATCGACATCCACGGTGTGGAGATGGTGTTCAACACCAGGAAGGGCAGCTTCCACGCGCTGCGCGAGATCGACCTGACGGTGGCCAAGGGCGAGTTCGTCTCGCTGATCGGCCACTCCGGCTGCGGCAAGTCGACCCTGCTGAACCTGATCGCGGGGCTGACGCGGCCCAGCGCCGGCGTGCTCCTGTGCGCCAATCGCGAGATCGGCGGGCCCTCGCCGGAACGCGCGGTGGTGTTCCAGAACCATTCGCTGCTGCCCTGGCTGACCTGCTACGAGAACATCTACCTGGGCGTGGAACGCGTGTTCGGCGCCAGCGAGGACCGCACCCGGCTGCGCGACCGCACGCGCGCCGCGCTGGCGCTGGTGGGCTTGTCGGCGGCGGAGAACAAGCGCCCCAACGAGATCTCCGGCGGCATGAAGCAGCGCGTGGGTATCGCCCGCGCGCTGGCGATGGAACCCAAGGTCTTGCTGATGGATGAGCCCTTCGGCGCGCTCGATGCGCTGACCCGCGCCCACCTGCAGGACGAGCTGCTCAAGATCGTGGCCAAGACCGAATCGACGGTGGTGATGGTGACCCACGACGTCGACGAGGCGGTGCTGCTGTCGGACCGCATCGTGATGATGACCAACGGCCCGGCCGCGACCATCGGCGAGATCCTCGAGGTGAAGCTGGCGCGCCCGCGCGACCGCGTCGCGTTGGCGCAGGACGCGCAGTACTCGGCCTATCGCACCGAGGTGCTGGAGTTCCTGTACCGCAAGCAGGCGCATCCGGCGCGCGAGGCTGCTTGAGCCATCGCGCCGCGCAGAACCATCAGCCAGCATCGCCAGGAGGACAATCCATGAGCAACGCCGTCGCCGTGCAGGAAACGCGGCAGCTGCATCCCCATCCGGCCGCCGTCAACGATGCCCGCGCCGCCTCGTCGGCCACCGCCGATACGACCGTCGACCAGACCGGCGAGCAGGACATCGTACCGCTCTCGGGCGAGGTGTTCGGCGCGCTGATCAACCTCTCGGGCCGGCGCCGCTTCACCTCGCAGCGCCTGGTGCTGTATGCGGTGCTGGGGTCGCAGGGGCACCCGGGCGCGACTGCCGTCGCGCGCGAGGCGCTGGCGCTGTTTCGCGGCGCCCACACGTCCTTGCTCAAGCGTTCCGGTGAGCTGCCCGGGGTGTTCTGCCCCGAGCTGGAAGAGATCTACTTCGGCGCCCCCGGCGGCGACGCGCGCATCACCGGCTTCGCCGAGCTGGCCGGGCGCGCGCTCAATGCCATCGACGACAAGCTCAAGTCGGCGCCGGAGCTGCTGGCGCAGCTGGTGAAGGAGACCACGCCGCTGTTGGCGGTGCTCAACCAGATCACCGGCGTCTACGAGGAGCAGTCGAAGAAGCATGCGCGCCTGATGCGCAACCAGCTGCGCGGCATCATGACCGACATCGAGACCATCGCCCGCGAGGCCAAGATGGTGGCCTTCAACGCCCGCATCGTGGCGGCCCGTTCGGGCCAGGCCGGCAAGGAGTTCTCGGTAGTGGCCGGGGTGCTCTCCAGCATCACCGGCGAGATCGACGAGCTGGTAAAAGCGGCCCTGAGCGGCGCGGCAGCCTGAGCCTGCCGCCCAGAAAAAACGCCGCCGGGCGCAGGCCGGGCGGCGTTTTTTTTACAGCTCGCGCGCGCTCAGTTCGCACCCTTGTACGCCGCCCACGCCACCAGCAGCCAGGCCGCCAGGAAGGCCACGCCGCCGATCGGCGTGATCGCGCCCAGGATGCGGGTGCCGGTCAGCGCCAGCAGGTACAGGCTGCCGCTGAAGACGACGATGCCGGCCAGCATCAGGTTACCGGCCCAGTTGAGGGCGGCGCCGCCGAACTTGGGAGCGAGCAGGGCCACGGCGATCATGCCCAGCGCGTGCATGACCTGGTAGGTGACGGCGGTATGCCAGATGGCCAGCATCTCGTCGGAGATGATCTTCTTCAAGCCATGCGCGCCGAAAGCGCCGCAGCACACGGCGATGAACATGTTGAGGGCGCCGGCGATGACCAGGCTGCGTGCGTTCATGAAACTATCCTTCTGTGTCGTTGCCCTGCTCCGGCAGGGCGGTTGGTCGGGGACGCTGGCGGCGGCTTAGTCCAGGGGATCGAATTGTTCGGTCGGCAGCGCTTCGTAGGCGTCGGCCTTGATCGACGCATCGTTGCTGCAGCCGCGCGTGCTCGGCTTGGCGCCCTTGGGGCCTCGCACCACGATGCCGGCGGAGAACTGCGGATCGTTGGTCGGCCCCTTGAAGTTGGTGCGCACGGTGCGGTCGAACAGGATGTAGTCGTAGCCGCCGTTGGAGAAGCGGATGTGGGCCTCGCCGCCGCCGGAGTACATGGTGGAGCTGAACAGGAATTTCCCGGCCGCCGGCTGCGGCGTGTCGGGATATTGCAGCTCGGTCTTGCCGGGCGCGCCGAAACGGTATTGCAGCGTGCCGCCCTTGGCCGAGAAATCGGCCGAGGCGCACAGCGAGGCGGTCTTTTTGGCCCTGGTCGCGCAGGAGAATATTTCCTTCTCGCCGGGCAGGCACATGGTCGGCACGGGCGGCGCGGCATGGGCGGCATGGGCCTGGAGCAAGGCGACGAGGGCAAGCAAGGCGGCGCGGGGCAGGGCGGTTTTCATGACGGGATCGGTGCGCGGTATCGGAGGATCAGTAGCCAATGCGCTGGCCCCCGCCCAGCCGGTATTCGTGGCTGAGCACGAATTGCGAGGTCGCGATCAGGCCCGACAGGCCCAGGATCAGCTGCGTGAGCGTGTCGAAGGGCAGCACCCAATAGCTGCCGGCAGGCGGCGGCACGCCGGTGGCCGCGTTCACCACCGGATTGACCCAGGAAGCCTCCTCGGTCACGTCCAGCAGGATCTGTCCTTCGGCGGTGGTATGCAGGTAGATTTCCCCGCCCAGCTCCAGCGCGAAGCAGATGCCCTGGCCGGCGTTCACCGCGTTGAGCTTGTGGCGCCAGACCACGGCCTGCAGCTCGCGGTTGTAGGTCTCGATCCAGGTCTCGACCTCATGCACGTTCTGCAGCACGATCCATGGACGCGGCGCGGGGATGGTGTCCGGGCCGGCGACGGCGTCATCGGGGAAGAGGTGCTCGGGTGGCTGGTCGGACATGGAGATGAGTTTGCGTGGAAGAACCGGCGTCGGATAGCCGATGCCGGGATAGAAAAACTGCGAACCAAAAGCGGAAGTATATCGGATAGCCCGGCCCAACCGGAGGGTGCGCGGCGTGTTTGGGGCATCGGGGGAGGAGGGCGGCGCAGGGCCGGCCGCAGGTGCCGCAGGTGCTCTTCTTGCAGCGGCCTGTGTTTCGCGCGGAAAACAAAAAGGGCCCCAGCGAACTGGGGCCCTTCTTTTTACTGCTGAATTTCTGGTAGGCCGTGCGGGACTCGAACCTGCGACCAACGGATTAAAAGTCCGCTGCTCTACCAACTGAGCTAACGACCCGAAAGACCGCCATTATAGGCAAACTTCATCGGCACTGTCAAACGCTGCCGTAAAACACTATACAACAACGGCGCCGTCTCCCGCCTGCCCGGTCACTTCAGCGAGGACAGGCGTTCCTTGCCGGTTTGCGCCGCCGGGCTGTTGGGGAACTTGGCGATCAGCTGTTCCAGCGTCTTCTTGGCGGCGGCTTTGTCCTTCAGTTCCGCCTGCGAGCTGGCGATGTTCAACATCGCGTCGGCCACCTTGGGATTGTCCGGGTAGTTCTTCACGACGTTCTGCTGGGCCGCGATGGCGCCCTTGTAGTCGCGCTGGGCGTACAGGGAGTTGCCTTGCCAGTATTGCGCCGAGGCGGCGTAACCCGATTGCGGATAACGCTTGATGAAATCGCCGAAGGCATTGCCGGCGCCCTTGTAGTCGCCGCCCTTGAACTGCGACAGCGCGGCGTCATAGGCCTGCTGCTCGGGGATGCCGACGGCCACCGTCTGGCCGTCGACGTTGACCTGTTGCGGCTCCAGCTTGCGCAGGCGCGCGTCGAGGTCGACGTAAAAATCTTTTTGCCGCTGCTGGGCGTTGGTGATTTCGTTGGTCAGCACTTCGATCTGGCCGCGCAGGGCCGCGATCTGCGATTGCAGGTTGTCGCTGCGGTCGGAAAGTGTGAGCACGCTGTTCTTGTCGGCTTTGTTGGCGACATCGCGTTGCAGCGCTTCGATCTTGGAGCGGATGTCCATGATCGCCTTGCGCGCTTCGTCGTCGTCAAACAGGCCGGCGTGGGCTACGAGCGGTAAATAAGCCGTGGCGGCCAGCAAGGCCGCCACGGTTACCGATTTCAGTGTGAAAGCGGTACGCATGGCCATCACTGATAAGCGATGTCGGCGCGACGGTTTTCAGCGTAGGAAGACTCGTCCTGGCCCAGGGCCTTGGGCTTTTCCTTGCCGAAGGACACGGCTTCGACTTGCGACTCCGACACGCCCAGCAGCACCAGCGCCTTGCGGACGGCTTCTGCGCGCTTCTGGCCCAGGGCCAGGTTGTATTCGGCGCCGCCGCGATCATCGGTGTTGCCCTGGATGATCACCTTGCGGTCCTTGTGCGCGACCAGGTACTTGGCGTGGTTTTCAACCACGGCGCGGTATTCGCCCTTGACGGCGAAGCTGTCGTAGTCGAAGTACACGCTGCGCTTGGCCAGAACGCCTTGCGGGTCGTTCAGCGGGTCGGCGGAGCCGGCGTTGACGGTGCCCACGGCGCGGGTGTCGGCGCCGGCGCCGGAGCCTGCACGGTTTTCAACGGGGGCGTTCTTGTCGTCCAGTTTGGTGGACGAGCAAGCGGCCAGCAGGACAGCGCTGGAGACGATGAGGGCGAAGGTGCTGATGGTGCGCATGTTGGATTACTCCTTGTCGTGATGAATGTGAATATTGGATTTGTTTATTTCATGAACGGACCCCAGGTCGGTTCCCTGATATCACCGGCCTGCGTCGTGAGACGCTGTTTGACTCGGCCGTCGACGGAAACGACGGCCAGGGATCCGCGACGACCAGATTCCGTCGCGTACATGATGTATTTGCCGTTGGGGGCAAAACTGGGCGATTGGTCGCGGCTGCCGTCCGAGAGGCGCTGTTCCTGGCCGTTGGTCAGGTCCAGCGCGTACAGTTGGAACTGGCCGTCGCGACGCGAGATGAATGCCAGCGTCTTGCCGTCGGGCGAGACGCGCGGGCTGATGTTGTAGCTGCCGTTGAAGGTGACGCGCTGGGCGCTGCCGCCGTCCACGCCGACCTTGTACACCTGCGGGCCGCCGCTGCGGTCGCTGGTGAAGTAGATGCTGCCGCCGTCGGGCGAGAACTGCGGTTCGGTGTCGATGCCGGAGGTGTTGGTCAGGCGGCGCAGGCCGGAACCGTCGGCGTTGATCACGTAGACCTGCGTCAGGCCGTCGCGGGTCAGGGCCACGGCCAGGCGCGAGCCGTCGGGGGACCAGGCGGGCGCCGAGTTGCTGCCCTTGAAGTTGGCCACCACCGAGCGCTGGCGGGTCACCAGGTTCTGGATGTAGACCACCGGCTTCTTCAACTCGAAGGAGACGTAGGCGACCTTGGTGCCGTCGGGCGACCAGGACGGCGAGATGATGGGCTCGTTGGAGCGCAACGCGACCTGGGTGCCTTCGCCGTCGGCGTCGGCCACTTCCAGGCGGTACTCGCTGCCGGACTTGGTCACGTAGGAAATGCGGGTCGAGAAGATGCCGGGGATGCCGGTCAGCTTCTGGTAGATGTCGTCGGCGATCTTGTGCGCGGTCAGGCGCAGCAGCTGTTGCTGGCTGCCGAAGGACAGCGCCGAGAGCTGGCTCGACTGCACCGTGTCGAACAGGCGATAGCGCACGTCGAAGCGGCCGTCGGCCAGGCGCTGCACGCTGCCCACCGCCAGCGCGTTGGCGCCGCGCTTCTGCCAGTCGGCATAGTTGACGGCGGAGGAGTCCGACAGCGCGTCGCTGTTGTCGATCAGCTTGAACACGCCGCTGCGGGCCAGGTCGGCCTTGACCACGGAGGTGATCTGCTGCGGCGCGCTTTCTTCGCCCGGGAAGGCGGCGATGGCGATCGGGATCTGGGTCGCGCCCACGCCGGAGATCTCGAAGCGGATCTGGGCCTGCGAGGCCGGGGCGAAGGACAGGCCTGCCACGGCGACGGCCGCGCTTGCGATGCTGGTCAGGTAACGGGCTTTTATCATCGTTTACTGATCTTTCGGTTTATGGGTGAAGGTGAAGCTGGACGGCACCTTGCCATCCTTGTCGGCCGGATACGGCTGCGACTTCATGATCGCCTGGCGCACGGCGTCGTCGAAGCCCGGCACGCCGGACGGTTTGTTGTTGATCACGCTGCGCACCGTGCCGTCCGGAAGCAGTTGGACAGTGTACTCCACGGCGGGGTTTCCGCTCAGGTCGGCCGGCACGTCGAAGATCGTGTTGGAGCGGATCTTGGCGCGCAGCTTGTTGGCGTAATCAGGGCTGCCCTTGGGGCCTTGCGACTTCTCGGCCGTGCCGTTGCCGCCGGTGGTGCTGGTGGCCTGGCCCATCATGCGCTTCAGGTCTTCCTGGCGACGCGCTTCCGACGCCTTGGCGTCGGCCGCGGCTTGCTGCTGCTTCTTCTTGTCGGCGGCTTGCTTCTCGGCATCAGCCTTCTTCTTCGCGTCTTCTTCCTTCTGCTTTTCTTCCTTCAGCTTCTTCTGCTTGTCGGCTTCGATCTTTTCTTTCTTCTCGCGTTCCTGCTTGTCCTTCTCGGCCTGTTCCTTCTTCTCGCGCTCGGCCTTTTCCTTCTCGGCCTTCAGTTGCTCTGCCTTGGCCTGTTCTTCCTTGCGCTTCTTTTCCTTTTCCAGGTTGATGTCGGGCTTCTCGACCTTGGGTTGCTCGATCACCTTGGGCGGCTCAGGCTTGGGTTCGGGCTGGGGAATCGGTTCGGGTTTGGGCGGCTCGGGCTGCGGCTGCGGCTCCGGCGGCGTGGGCAGCGGGGCGGCTTCCTTGTATTGCGGATCCCAGATCTCGGCCTCGACCGTCAGCGGCGTCTCGTTCTGCCAGCGGATGCCGACCCAGAAGAACATGAACAGCGCCACGTGCATCACCAGCGCCAGCGCGATCGCGCGCCAGCGGCCGGGAGGCTTGGGGATGTTGTAGGGGGAATTCTCGCTCATATCACTTGGTAGCAAGGCCGACGCGCACGATCCCCTGTTTCTTGGCTTCCGAAATCACCTGCACCACTTCGTCGTACTTGATTTCCTTGTCGGCCGAGATCATCACGGCCAGGTCCGGGTTGTCGGCATGCAGCTGTTGCAGGCGCTCGGCCAGGTCGACCTTGCCGCTCACGGTCTCGGCCTTCTTGCCGCCGCTCTTGGGGCCGTTGATGCGGATCGTGGCCTGGGTGTTGGGCTTGAGCGCGATCTCGATGTAGTCCGACGGCGGCGCCGTGGACTTGCCTGCGGTGGGCAGGTTGATCACGCTCGGGTTGGTGATCGGCGTGGCGACCATGAAGATGATCAGCAACACCAGCATCACGTCGATGTACGGCACGACGTTGATCTCGGATTTGAACTTGCGGGGACGGCCCCCGCGCATCGATGAGCCGGCCATTTCAGCGCGCCTGACGTTGCAGGATGTTGGAGAATTCTTCGATGAAGCTTTCGAAGCGGATCGCCAGGCGGTCGATGTCGTGCGAATAGCGGTTGTAGGCGACGACCGCGGGGATCGCCGCGAACAGGCCGATGGCGGTGGCGATCAGCGCTTCGGCGATGCCGGGGGCGACCGCGGCCAGCGTGGCCTGCTGCACGTTGGCCAGGCCGCGGAAGGCGTTCATGATGCCCCACACGGTGCCGAACAGGCCGACGTAAGGCGAGACCGAGCCGACCGAGGCCAGGAAGGCCAGGTGCGATTCCAGCGCATCCATC
This genomic window contains:
- a CDS encoding CmpA/NrtA family ABC transporter substrate-binding protein; the encoded protein is MDFKGQADKAADVASGAEPVNGTRRKIIQTAGIAAGASMMGLATGGAWAAGSDKPEKEEVKIGFIPLTDCASVVMASVLGFDKKYGIKIVPSKEASWAGVRDKLTNGELDAAHVLYGLIYGVQLGIGGQKKDMAVLMGLNHNGQAITLSKKLADKGAVDGASLARLMQTDKREYTFAQTFPTGTHAMWLYYWLAANGINPMKDAKVITVPPPQMVANMRVGNMDGFCVGEPWGHRAIVDGVGITATTTQDIWKDHPEKVLGSSLEFVKKYPNTCRAMMAAILDASKWIDASLANKNKMAEVIADKSYVNTSKDVIDQRIMGRYQNGLGKTWDDPNYMKFYEDGQVNFPFLSDGMWFMTQHRRWGLLKSDPDYLAVARSVNQIDLYKDAAAMTKTPLPKDVMRSSKFMDGVVWDGKNPAAYAQSFKIKV
- a CDS encoding methyl-accepting chemotaxis protein; its protein translation is MSNAVAVQETRQLHPHPAAVNDARAASSATADTTVDQTGEQDIVPLSGEVFGALINLSGRRRFTSQRLVLYAVLGSQGHPGATAVAREALALFRGAHTSLLKRSGELPGVFCPELEEIYFGAPGGDARITGFAELAGRALNAIDDKLKSAPELLAQLVKETTPLLAVLNQITGVYEEQSKKHARLMRNQLRGIMTDIETIAREAKMVAFNARIVAARSGQAGKEFSVVAGVLSSITGEIDELVKAALSGAAA
- the ybgF gene encoding tol-pal system protein YbgF, translating into MRTAFTLKSVTVAALLAATAYLPLVAHAGLFDDDEARKAIMDIRSKIEALQRDVANKADKNSVLTLSDRSDNLQSQIAALRGQIEVLTNEITNAQQRQKDFYVDLDARLRKLEPQQVNVDGQTVAVGIPEQQAYDAALSQFKGGDYKGAGNAFGDFIKRYPQSGYAASAQYWQGNSLYAQRDYKGAIAAQQNVVKNYPDNPKVADAMLNIASSQAELKDKAAAKKTLEQLIAKFPNSPAAQTGKERLSSLK
- a CDS encoding ANTAR domain-containing response regulator; translation: MKPDSSSTPPSGRPLRIVIVNSVPHLEEDHDEAAHAQAEQRAEALRTGLMDAGYNIVAALPADLSLPDRIASLQPDMIIIEAESDARDVLEHIVIATRDERRPIVMFTEDDDTGSMDAAMAAGVTAYIVAGLHSERIKPVLDVALARFRQEQKLLAELSDTRNKLAERKLVERAKGVLMARKGLSEEQAYQKLRSMAMNRNLKLSEVAQRLLDAEDLLG
- a CDS encoding ABC transporter ATP-binding protein, producing MENINGKFIDIHGVEMVFNTRKGSFHALREIDLTVAKGEFVSLIGHSGCGKSTLLNLIAGLTRPSAGVLLCANREIGGPSPERAVVFQNHSLLPWLTCYENIYLGVERVFGASEDRTRLRDRTRAALALVGLSAAENKRPNEISGGMKQRVGIARALAMEPKVLLMDEPFGALDALTRAHLQDELLKIVAKTESTVVMVTHDVDEAVLLSDRIVMMTNGPAATIGEILEVKLARPRDRVALAQDAQYSAYRTEVLEFLYRKQAHPAREAA
- the pal gene encoding peptidoglycan-associated lipoprotein Pal, with the translated sequence MRTISTFALIVSSAVLLAACSSTKLDDKNAPVENRAGSGAGADTRAVGTVNAGSADPLNDPQGVLAKRSVYFDYDSFAVKGEYRAVVENHAKYLVAHKDRKVIIQGNTDDRGGAEYNLALGQKRAEAVRKALVLLGVSESQVEAVSFGKEKPKALGQDESSYAENRRADIAYQ
- a CDS encoding DUF423 domain-containing protein, coding for MNARSLVIAGALNMFIAVCCGAFGAHGLKKIISDEMLAIWHTAVTYQVMHALGMIAVALLAPKFGGAALNWAGNLMLAGIVVFSGSLYLLALTGTRILGAITPIGGVAFLAAWLLVAWAAYKGAN
- a CDS encoding DUF3309 family protein; translated protein: MTLGTILLIILILILLGVIPAWPHSRGWGYGPSGIAGTVVIILLILLLLGKI
- the ntrB gene encoding nitrate ABC transporter permease, with amino-acid sequence MSAAVESIMSDNAKPAGAAARAPAANEAQAAPAAATMRKARSKPLGGNAFMRIVPPLLGMAVLVLVWQIIAIKNSSFPTPLVTLKEAMSMFADPFYRNSPNDQGIGWNILASLQRVGVGFGLAALVGIPLGFAIGRVEFLSRMFSPIISLLRPVSPLAWLPIGLLVFKSANPAAIWSIFICSIWPMIINTAVGVQRVPQDYMNVARVLNLSEWKILTKILFPSVLPYMLTGVRLSIGTAWLVIVAAEMLTGGVGIGFWVWDEWNNLNVPHIIIAIVVIGVVGLILEQALVALAKAFTYEQVNN